The Conger conger chromosome 15, fConCon1.1, whole genome shotgun sequence genome contains a region encoding:
- the ptpn9a gene encoding LOW QUALITY PROTEIN: tyrosine-protein phosphatase non-receptor type 9 (The sequence of the model RefSeq protein was modified relative to this genomic sequence to represent the inferred CDS: deleted 2 bases in 1 codon) — MASLSAEEEQATKQFLEEINKWTTQHGVSPLSWNVAVKFLMARKFDVLRAIELFHSYRETRLKEGIVKLQPQEEPLRSELLSGKFTVLSVRDPSGASIALYTARLHHPNRTGTHVVLQALFYLLDQAVESFETQRNGLVFIYDMAGSNYTNFELDLSKKILNLLKGAFPARLKKVFIVGAPVWFRVPYNLLSLLLKDKLRERVQMVKMADLRQHLPRDCLPEHLGGLLSLDTHGWNQQLLAGQNGRTDPVDELVGVPLGESSIHVPGPEAVSLIEFTAQLGHAQRAGLYEQYEEIRKESPSGTFHCALAAYNQERNRYGDVLCLDQTRVRLKPRRNEKSDYINASFMDGYKHKNAYIGTQGPLEKTYAHFWRMIWEQNVLVIVMTTRTDEGGRRKCGQYWPLEEGGQEVYGPIAVVNQRVDNHAHYNQTTLELHNTENCEQRQVTHFQYLSWPDYGVPTSAVTLIHFLGALKRQQKKAVQAMGSQWRGHHAGPPILVHCSAGIGRTGTLCALDICLSQLQDVGTMNICQTVRRMRTQRAFSIQTPEQYYFCHTAILEHAQKQGMLTANH, encoded by the exons gCCACGAAGCAGTTCTTGGAGGAGATAAACAAGTGGACCACGCAGCATGGCGTCTCGCCTCTGTCCTGGAACGTGGCCGTCAAGTTTCTCATGGCCCGCAAGTTTGACGTGCTGCGAGCCATCGAGCTCTTCCACAGCTACAGG gagactcGGTTGAAGGAA GGGATTGTGAAGTTGCAGCCACAGGAAGAGCCACTAAGGTCTGAGCTCCTGAGCGGGAAGTTCACCGTGCTG AGCGTACGGGACCCCTCAGGAGCCTCCATCGCCCTCTACACCGCCCGGCTGCACCACCCCAACCGGACCGGCACCCACGTGGTTCTGCAGGCGCTGTTCTACCTGCTGGACCAGGCTGTGGAAAG TTTTGAGACACAGCGGAATGGCCTGGTGTTCATCTACGACATGGCCGGCTCCAACTACACCAACTTTGAACTGGACCTGAGTAAAAAGATCCTCAATCTGCTCAAG GGGGCGTTCCCTGCCAGGCTGAAGAAGGTCTTCATCGTGGGGGCGCCGGTCTGGTTCCGCGTGCCCTACAACCTGCTCAGCCTCCTGCTGAAGGacaagctgagagagagg GTGCAGATGGTGAAGATGGCGGACCTGAGGCAGCACCTCCCCAGGGACTGCCTCCCAGAGCACCTGGGGGGGCTGCTGTCTCTGGACACACATGGCTGGAACCAGCAGCTCCTGGCGGGGCAGAACGGGCGCACAGACCCCGTGGATGAGCTGGTGGGGGTCCCGCTGGGGGAGAGCTCCATACACGTCCCCGGTCCTGAGGCTGTCAGTCTGATCGAGTTCACCGCCCAGCTGGGCCACGCCCAGAGAGCCGGGCTCTACGAGCAGTACGAGGAAATCCGCAAGGAGAGCCCGTCCGGAACCTTCCACTGTGCCCT AGCGGCCTACAACCAGGAAAGGAATCGCTATGGAGACGTCCTGTGTCTGGACCAAACACGCGTTCGCCTCAAGCCCCGGAGAAACGAG AAATCTGACTACATAAACGCCAGCTTTATGGATGGGTACAAACACAAGAATGCCTACATTGGAACTCAAG ggcccctggagAAGACGTACGCCCACTTCTGGAGGATGATTTGGGAGCAAAATGTCCTTGTCATCGTCATGACAACCAG GACGGACGAGGGCGGCAGGCGGAAGTGCGGGCAGTACTGGCCACTGGAGGAGGGCGGGCAGGAAGTCTACGGACCCATCGCCGTGGTGAACCAGAGGGTGGACAACCACGCCCACTACAACCAGACCACACTGGAGCTGCACAACACAGAG AACTGTGAGCAGAGGCAGGTGACCCACTTCCAGTACCTGAGCTGGCCTGATTACGGCGTGCCCACATCCGCCGTCACACTCATCCACTTCCTGGGGGCGCTGAAGAGGCAGCAGAAGAAGGCGGTCCAGGCCATGGGCTCCCAGTGGAGGGGCCACCATGCAGGACCGCCCATCCTTGTCCACTGCAGTGCCGGGATTGGCCGGACAg GTACACTGTGTGCCCTGGACATCTGCCTGTCCCAGCTGCAGGACGTGGGCACCATGAACATCTGCCAGACGGTGCGCAGAATGAGAACACAGAGAGCCTTCAGCATCCAGACCCCAGAACAGTACTACTTCTGCCACACTGCCATCCTCGAGCACGCCCAAAAACAGGGCATGCTCACGGCCAATCACTGA